Within Topomyia yanbarensis strain Yona2022 chromosome 2, ASM3024719v1, whole genome shotgun sequence, the genomic segment tttgacgaattaatattgatttgttagtaagtatagaagttggattctacttcttctttaccgacgccagagaagtGACTGCACTACTGGACTAGATTATCGatatctcaacgacctcggctggaattgaacccaggacaacttgagtgagtggcggtcacgcttaccactcaaccaccggcggcTTCAGCTATGAGTGCTAGTGCCATCTGTTGACAAACAACGAGAAGCTGTGTTGAAATCGCCCGTTAATCCTTAAATGCATGAATTCCATTCTTCTTTGATGTTCATTTCTCGTGATTGTTGAGGCTTTATATCACAAATTTCGTTGTTGCCATTTGATAACAAaacgcatttaagggttaatcgCAAAAAGTAAGAATAATTCGATACATACTTGGAGATGGGGGATAAAGAAATATGTGACCTGGTATGAAGAGTATGACCAATCTCGTTTAGGAGCAGCATTGGACCTTAGGAATATTCTGCTAAATTGAAACATTGTTTTCAAGTCTTATATTACGTTTATTTAATCCCTCAAGGATTACACCTACAGTCAATAACTGTTACAATTATTACGCAACGTTTTTCGTTTGTTGAGagcaaaaaaatcatcgccaAAATTTAATGATTACCTTCCGTTGGCGATAAAAGTTCATCGCTGAGAAAAACCGTATATTGTTCTACATCGTTCGCTACTTCTGGTTTGCTTAGTATCGATGTTTCTTCTTTTGTCCAAGAATTGCAGCAATTTCACGCACTGTTGCACAGATTATTCCAATTAAAAAAGCCTGATTGTACCGTTTAACTACTGTTTTCTATCACGAAAGTTACCGGGGAGCTATCCGCACAAATTGAGATGCAACAGACTAAGGTTCTACTGGCCAATAACTTGCCTTAAGGAATGTGTGTTTAGTTTATATAAATGAAACATTTATCAAAACCAGCTGCACAACAGTTCTCCGAAGGCAAAACAAGTACAAATATTTTATAAGCACGGCATATTTAGGGATTTTATTAGACTTAAATCAAgtaatttgacatttttatgTGTTATTGTACCAGTATTTTACGAAAATGATTTCGTATGTATTttataaattacaattaataaattacaatttaaCCAGTATTTGAATTAGTTTCTGGTTGACGGGTTGAAAACACAGCTTATGAAGTCGCCGAAAAAAAAGTCTATTCGGAGAACAGTTATACAACACCGAAACCCTTCAAAAATAAAAGTTACTAAAACTAATCAAACaaagaaaattgaaattaaaggtTTCGGGACTTTGTGTATGCTGTTtaaattttacagttttttacCTAAGGTATTATTTCTGTGCGTTTGTTTCTCTCTTTCCAACTACAAGATGCATGTGAGAATGATAAACTTACTCCTGCACTCGGAAGTGCGATGCTTTTCATTGAAAGGTTGTTGTTGTAGTTGCTGTTGAGTCTGGCCAAACCGTGCCACTATCACTACTATTTAACGTATCGTCGAGTATAGAAGCAGTCCGATAACGGTGACCAAAAACGTCACTGGGATTTCATACTGACCAATTTACGGGCCCGAGCCCTAGCCTCTTGTCGCGTGACAGTGTACTCGAACCAAAGAATATTTGGAATTAGCGTAGTGTCCCGTAGAAGAAACAATTCCGACACTCGCCACGAGACCACCATCGGGAAATAAGGCGTCAGGACATAATGTGTTAAAAAGAACCAGAATGTTCCAATGAAGATGCCAACAAAAGCACCGACCAGCACTTGACTCAGGCTGTGATACTGCAGATAGATTCTGCCAAAACAGACGAGGATGGTGACCACCCAGCACATTACTAGGACCAGAATTCGTACTAAGCGTTCTGCTCGTGCATTGTTGTTATTCATATGATGCAGTCTAAAAAATAATCCAAACTTGAATGCTTATTCCAATGAGTAAATCTAGATTTACCTTATAAAAATGAAAAGCAGTACGTATTGCGCGAAAAAACACATGCACTGCGAATGACTAGAAGGCATTCCGTACTCAGTCCAGATCTGTGATCGATTCACCGGTCTAGGTTCCCTAATccaatgttttaaaaatatattgattccCTCATTAAATAGAGTACCCACAAAGAATACGATCTAAAAGAGTAACAAAAACGAATTCATTGATAAAACGTTTGAATAAATTGAAGAAAAACTTACGGTATGCAAATCTCTTCGGAACAATATTAGTGCCACGAAACCGGCACCGATACCTAACGGTGCCAAACTGATCCACGCAAGAAGCTTACCCAGCAGATCATCTGCAATTGAAGAGAAAAGAAAAATCGGAACGTCGCCTAAGGGGAAGGTTACAAAATGGGAAAAGGATACATACCTTTAGGATATTCCACTAGTGTAAGCGTTATAGGCTGCCAATTGGCAATATTGTATGCTGCGGCATTCAGAGTCGATTCCGTGTCCGGTGACGACATTTTCCCAATAGTTtgtctttatttttgttttgacatTTGCCTATGTTAATGATGCGAAGGAATCCTTTACAAGGGCAGAACGTTTTTGTCTGAATCCTTTTTGGACTGGTTGGATAGAACGGGGGTCGTGGTGGGGCTACTGTGGCGCATCCAGCAAATAAGCTGTGTTGTCACTTTTCTGATGGCAAATTCAATGAAACAGGGTGAttcagctgaaaacgtcaacaTTCCTTGCAGCGCTGTCAATTAAATAGGTGCGTTCAGAGCTGTTCggataatcgattaaaattaTTGTACACGCTCGTCTATAGaataagggtgcttacagagtggcggcgagaagctgagctggcgctgatgctgacattagaatgcgagatgcgagaaactagaaaaactctagaaagagaactgcggagactccattttgggtcgaatggattcgcgtttagctgtcaaaaaacgaatccaatcgaacattgcctatccttataacaatgaacgtgttgccatacaatgccggggcatacgttgccaaaaatgctgtttttttctccgcagttctcttactatgagtttttctacgagaaacctgcttgctgcaaaccaaagggatgatgtcagagtgaaagctgagcggatcggcgccgactgcctgtttttactctgacaggttccatttgatatgctgcaagcaggtttctcgcatctcgcattttAATGACAGTGCCAGCccctgctcagcttctcgcggccactctgtaagcaccctaagggtgcttacagagtagCCACGAGAAGCTGAGCAGGAGCTGGCACTGACATTaaaatgcgagaaacctgcttgcagcatatcaaatggaacctgtcagagtaaaagcaggcagtcggcgccgatccgctcaGCTTTCACTCAGACATCATctctttggtttgcagcaagcaggtttctcgcatttcgcattctaatgtcagcatctgccccagctcagcttctcgtcgccactctgtaagcaccctaactcaaaagtaccattccggatagaattttacaatagcatttaccctacaaacaatcataaaacaataaatattatagttattactatttcaacattgttcgatgcaaagttctcacagtagatttacaataaaatttcatgtaacaataaatttcactgttcagcaaaaaactgatacagtcgtgattcgctggttggacatttttaactggaccgctttttagttggacctccgctagttggaccattgtccaactaaaaacatctaaacgccaacatctcatgtcaaattcagtttgacaatcaatctgacaatattctgagatgtgaacagatgcactTACACTgctaacatctcctttggagagtttttgacatttggaagtcggtccaactagcgaatcaaattcgttagttggacaaggctgtggaccaaccagcgaatcacgactgtacagtgcattcacattaaattttactgttttcgagaaaaaaatgtatggagaaaaattgttttttttaaattttaagatacataaccatcCCTCTGtaactgtaaaagtctattttacattgaaatttactgtaaaaatgttaaagttcattgtttttgtattgtagccgTCAAAATGTCAAAGTACATTTAACGTCTATTTTTGACGTTCAACTGCTTTTTAACTGGGCTGCAGCCCACGTATCGAAAGCCCAGTTCAAAAGCAGCCCAGTAAAAAGCGCCCGGTTACCCGCTTTTAcctaaattctcgacaaacatatgagcgaccgaaaataaaagttgcaAGGATAcaacatgcttcgcaaaacccgttgaaaacatattagaatataaaaatcggaaataagcttcaagcataaaaatcggatagaaatccttcagcataagaatcgcataaaaagttctcacccgtaaaactcggcaaggatgaacctccagtataaaaatcgtttaaaaataaatatcaatGCTCGTAGGAGCATCCATATATCTTGatattcaagattaaaagtcggctaacaaactaagaatcggatatattttttccggttttttttactgaaggttttttttatccgactctcaCAAaggaatgtcccagtccgatttttatgcttgaagtttcaattcggtttttatattctaatatatttgaaacgggttttacgaagcatgttctgtccttgcgacttttattttcgatcGCTCAATACGATTAgggcctaggggcagatcacttgtgatgcatttttaaaaatcagcgaaattaaatgcatttatttccatcaaaatagaaattcataatgtattttgcgttacgtgcaatgtttttgcgttgcgtgcaatgttgtttgcgttgcgtgtaagatgtcaaaaccctacagaaaaactagccctacatttaacaaaacgtcgaacaaagtggatcagcgtaggacgtttgttaaacaaacttttctgcgagggagtgcaaagctgatgcaaaaatggaaattaaatgcattttttctaatttgatgcaaatttgttatacattcttagagtgatctgcccctagattagGGCTCAAAAACCAAATGTCGAAATTCACTTTGAAGGGTAATTCTGGAGAAACCGAAGCACGATGCATAGCTGTctacgaaagagaaaacttgtcTTTTGTTGTTATCAACGGCTGTGCTGGAGtggagggtgaagaaatcggccctaattctatttgcttcataataattaaaatccatattattcatatataCTCATATTATTCTAATGTTATCACGCACACATATATTCTATGCGTCGACAGTATAAGCTATGTATTCACACACATAAGTTACATGagcgtattgttatagaatcgggttttatgtggattatgaaatgtaaatgtaagattaatatttcttgtaaatacacacattaggtttatgtaccagcaaatagtgtcaTGATGCCTCCgctaattgggtcattaagctatatatagttttccgttccattagataaattttaggtccaatatacataatataacattatttcaaaaaaaatttgttgtaGCACgctaaaacgatttttttgttttctaaaataaatcttatgtaaacttggcaaccatacgtAGGAacactgcggttgtttacatctggcctatcaagacaacacccaaaatgcaaaaaaaactatatgcattggatggtgtttatgtcaaataaaaataaccctgcgggaaaaccgggaaaacatgtattaattctttctgacagggcatcatttgtcgtgaaattcgatatgtcaaatgcttctgatagcgTCAAATCcaaactgtcaacatatttctttattttaaattttggtattatttttacgtttcctgagttggaaaaaatattgttgcaatcacgaaaatcagctttatcgatgtatgtaataaaaaaagattttttttctcatttaacccttgtgaaggcaagctaaaatcctaacattaaagggcaagccgggcctctaaggcccgtctaaattcaagctccttttttgccgttctcatatagaaaggttatgcaatcggtcgaaatttcgactttttaaccgagacccgcagggccaaatctcttataccattcgactcagttcatcgaaatcgtaaaatgtctgtatgtgtttgtatgtatgtatgtatgtatggatgtatgcatgtggcaaacaatctcaccgatttttcgcTGAGGTAGCTGggccgatttgtacaaatttagtctcaaatgaaaggtgcagccttcccatcggtcgctattgttttttttattgatccgacttttggttctggagttaggtgttgaagagtacaatcacacagcaaatttccatagaaactgataccaccatgatgtccaaatgatgcaatatatattaaaatatgtgcaacattacttggctttgcatgtctagatcattaatgacccaccgagggtacttcgaccacattggccagctatggcggttcttgatgccccgggggaacttaccaagttcctaagataatgtcatacctatctctcagcgaattcttttccgatttttacaaacttggtttcaaatgaaaggtacagcattcccattggctgctgttgaatttctaattgatccgacttccggttccggaattacaggatgatgagtacgaacacgcagtaaatcccgatttcagcgtataaggcgatgaatgtaaaaagctcaatttttttttccaaaagggtagtactcggaagatcacgtcgactgtcgattggttctaagctccatttcgtttgaacacgaacaataaatgtttctgggttgctatcaatttcttctgatgcataaccggagtacatattcatatttttctacaTCAAATTCAtcatcggaagcaatatcattcacatcttcttcctcgctttgcaaatcagtttcggaatcgtctgctgttgaatttgctcaaatttcttccattacttcagattctttgagacgattgaaaacatgggcatatcgtcttatagccatttcaattttttgttgtttttagatcctacaatttgaattattacgaaaactataacagaaagaatagacaacaaatagacaataacgacagagttaggttatgttgtatccaaataattgtcaagtagaccacagtgagtgaaataaaagtatttacccaaaaaaatatgacacacgtcattatcgtatgctatttctacatttcttataaaagaaatgtatagaattcgctcaaactttcaagatttttttcttaaaagaaaaggtaaaaagataaaatcaatcaaaacatgaaaaaattcctgctaatatgacgATGAACTCatccaaatgtttttttcagataaatattaatgtataaaacccgtggtattcctagtagtagtagtagcctagtattgcatgcacaccgggcctgccagacccggcttgcctttttgtgcatgtaaaaaattcaaacatagctgcgcaaaactccatagatgaaaatttcacaattctttatttttgttatagatttcaaagctacttatcaaaatttccatgcccaagcttatactgcatacacatttttttgtaactaaaaaattgtaacgtgccgggcctcttagacccggttgcctttttgagggttaatgacccaattgcaaaaatctatgtgtaaaatcaataggcataacgtttacatttttATGAGTGTATGTTTATCGAGAATTTCGGTAAAAGCAAATACAGCAATCATTCGGTAACTGGGCGCTTTAACTGGGCTGCTTTTAATCGAGGCTGCAGCCCAAAGTCCTTATATAGGCAGGTTCTAGCAGGcgtcaaaacgaaaactgccGCTGTGCTTGTATGTGTGACAGTTTCTACGGCGAATGGTAGCGTCTACGTCATTATTACCACGTTTAGAGGGATTTTGGCTGCAGCTCAGTTAAAAAGCAGTTGAACGTCAAAAAATAGACGTCAAAAGTGCTTTGACATTTTGATGAACCCAATTTCAGGTTGTTTTTCGTATGCGTGTGTGGCATTTCTCAAAAAACCTATGAACGTACCCTTAATGCATCGATCAAGGCGATTGATCGATATTTGGGAGAATTTTAACGCCGTAGGGTTGCCTATCCTGTGCAAGTGTCGACACATTCTTTTTCCGGCAAGATCCTCAGGTGGACGTATCgtagtttttataattttagccGTAAAATTTTCTCCATCTTCCTATAATGAAAATCTGGAAGGATATTTTCACTGGTAAGTGGATCGGAAATTCGTGTGAATTGGGGCAATGCTGCAGTGAACCCGGCAGGAGTTTTACGTGTCGCAGAAAATCGCGAAGAAAATGTTGGTTGAGACGATTCTGGCAAAGTCGAAAAGCGTTTCTGGATGCGTTTTGTCTTTGTGTAGGTGTGTGCTTGCAAAAGTTGATACGTGTTTAGAAAAGTGCATTCCTTCGGAGCACATAATGCACCGAAGTCTTATAAAGCAGTTTTGTTGTTTTCTAATTGATAAGCTTGAATAGGTCCGATGTTTACACGTCAATGTGCCGAATGTGAGATATATTGTGAGATAAACAATATTGACTGAACTGGAAATGCTAAAACTGGAACCGTATTCTAAAATTAGCACCTAGTGCGTTAACCTTTACAATTTGCATTACAGCCATAGGAAGAGGGCGGGAACTGCGTCGATTGTGGTGACTCATTAGATAGAATTGATTTTTCATGGCTTACTCGTTTCAGGTGACGAGATGTTCTCGGACACATACAAGGTGAAACTGGTCGACGATGTGATGTACGAGGTGTACGGCAAGCATGTGTCGCGTGTCCTTGGTGACGTCCAGCTGGATGGTGCAAATCCGTCCGCTGAGGAGGCCGAAGAGGGCACAGATGCTGCCACCGAGTCCGGTGTGGACATTGTACTGAATCATCGGTTGGTAGAAACGGGGTTCGCCGATAAGAAACAGTTCACCACCTACCTGAAGGATTACATGAAGAAGTGAGTACAAATGACATCAATACAAGCATCAATAGTGATATTATTTTCTCATGGTGGCCACACATGGTTTAAAAACGAAAATAGACGTGCATCCAAGTTTGAATCAGTCGTCCTTTTACACTGGTGTAGTGCAATGTCAATTTTTATTACAGAGATCATGTTCGTAAGATGCTGGACTGTTGCCAGTTGTCATGAGATACAAACCTAAGAGTAACGGATTCGATTGGCAAAGCAAATcaagcatgatttttgaaaacaccgTAACTAACAAATGTAACAAACTGAGATTATCACTCCCCCGCATTCTACGCATCTTAATGTACATGCTGACAAACATTCGTTTCATTATTCGGTAATGCAGCTGAAAAATGCGCAATCGAAATAATGACGAACAAATAACTGACACGTCAACAGTGCATAAATACAGTTTCGTCATGTTAGTTACGTTAGGTTTGGTACTGCTGTAACACTtacgttattttaatttaatcggtttttgtaactaaattattaaaatttactacaaTCTTTCTACTAAAATGCTCAATATAGGTAATGTTTCCATAAGGGGAACAAGAGCATGCAGTTCCTTAATTCTAGCCAATATTTTAGAGAAAAAGAATACAAGTAATGTTATTCTAAGCACCACTAATGCACATTcagcacatttttatttttgattatctAAATCTATCCTACAGTAGATCAAATCTAAATACTTATGACAATGCGAGCAAAAATGAGACACTAAAATCGACTAATTGAAAAATGTCGAAAGTGTAAGAGTGATGCTCAGAATAACGTAACCTT encodes:
- the LOC131684806 gene encoding dolichyldiphosphatase 1-like, which codes for MSSPDTESTLNAAAYNIANWQPITLTLVEYPKDDLLGKLLAWISLAPLGIGAGFVALILFRRDLHTIVFFVGTLFNEGINIFLKHWIREPRPVNRSQIWTEYGMPSSHSQCMCFFAQYVLLFIFIRLHHMNNNNARAERLVRILVLVMCWVVTILVCFGRIYLQYHSLSQVLVGAFVGIFIGTFWFFLTHYVLTPYFPMVVSWRVSELFLLRDTTLIPNILWFEYTVTRQEARARARKLVSMKSQ
- the LOC131684807 gene encoding translationally-controlled tumor protein homolog produces the protein MKIWKDIFTGDEMFSDTYKVKLVDDVMYEVYGKHVSRVLGDVQLDGANPSAEEAEEGTDAATESGVDIVLNHRLVETGFADKKQFTTYLKDYMKKLVARLEEKNPSEVEVFKTNINKVMKDLLGRFKDLQFFTGESMDCEGLIAMLEYRDIDGESTPILLCFKHGLEEEKF